One Festucalex cinctus isolate MCC-2025b chromosome 1, RoL_Fcin_1.0, whole genome shotgun sequence genomic region harbors:
- the tm6sf2a gene encoding transmembrane 6 superfamily member 2 yields the protein MRLPVEICVLGLSLLAPAVLYTMNNVPALHEPLPILVIGVAVLGSLLLLLLLLTLPHKKTVDPLFYVFAEFSFTCVVGLTNALEQDGFISGYMGFYLKMGEPHLSTAYAVMMSYWDGVVHLILFLIVIHRMFRGKSYRSLALLWVGSSITHQLVHIPGVFVGKHGSNIHPAFWRNVPFFFAPFWAAFMLFSRPRVMPIVTADKITAEQKKGPLSRPLDLQLAVLLLGGVAVSVFRGFVVLDCPLDFCFKYIYQFEPYLNDPVGFPRVMMLVYLFYAVPLMTVLIYGLMRPGCSWMLDWTLFFAGATAQAQWCHIGASLHSRTPFTYRVPADKWWTVITFNVLLAVVPALLALHCHNRPAYFMKPAPKGHSDGNKKNN from the exons ATGAGACTTCCGGTGGAAATTTGCGTGTTGGGCCTCTCCCTGTTGGCTCCTGCAGTTTTGTACACCATGAACAACGTCCCTGCACTCCATGA GCCTCTGCCCATCCTTGTAATCGGCGTGGCCGTCCTGGGATCCCTtctgctgctcctcctcctcctaacTCTCCCACATAAAAAGACGGTGGATCCTTTATTTTATG TGTTTGCAGAGTTTTCCTTCACTTGTGTGGTGGGCCTGACGAACGCACTGGAGCAAGACGGCTTCATATCGGGCTACATGGGCTTCTACCTCAAGATG GGCGAACCTCACCTGAGTACTGCCTATGCTGTGATGATGTCATACTGGGACGGGGTCGTTCACTTGATTCTCTTCCTCATCGTCATCCACCGCATGTTCAGAGG GAAGTCCTACCGCAGCCTGGCGCTGCTTTGGGTGGGATCCTCCATCACGCATCAACTGGTTCACATCCCGGGCGTGTTTGTAG gtaaacaTGGATCGAACATCCATCCAGCATTTTGGCGAAACGTTCCCTTCTTTTTCGCACCTTTCTGGGCGGCTTTCATGCTTTTTAGCAGGCCCAGAGTGATGCCTATCGTCACGGCAGACAAG ATCACGGCCGAGCAAAAAAAAGGTCCTCTATCTCGTCCGCTTGACCTGCAGCTCGCCGTGTTGCTGCTAGGAGGTGTGGCCGTCTCTGTTTTTAGAGGCTTT GTGGTGCTGGATTGTCCTCTCGATTTCTGcttcaaatacatttatcaGTTTGAGCCGTACCTGAACGATCCTGTGGGCTTCCCCAGAGTCATG ATGCTGGTCTACTTGTTCTATGCGGTGCCCCTGATGACAGTCCTCATCTACGGTCTGATGAGACCGGGCTGCAGCTGGATGCTGGACTGGACTCTCTTCTTTGCTGGAGCCACCGCTCAA GCCCAGTGGTGCCACATCGGCGCGTCTCTGCACTCGCGCACCCCCTTCACGTACCGCGTCCCAGCCGACAAATGGTGGACCGTGATCACCTTCAACGTGCTGCTCGCCGTCGTGCCCGCCCTGCTGGCGCTGCACTGCCACAACAGGCCTGCTTACTTCATGAAGCCTGCTCCCAAAGGTCACAGCGACGGCAACAAGAAGAACAACTAG